The proteins below come from a single Echinimonas agarilytica genomic window:
- the pepE gene encoding dipeptidase PepE, giving the protein MNTQRTLLLSASRTGNSAYLAHALPMIEQLIDADCRKILFVPYAGVTINNREYSHMVQRALSPLGIEVQGIHEFDKPDQAVFDADAIFVGGGNTFRLLERLYALQLLEPIRIRVAEGMPYVGWSAGSNVAGPTICTTNDMPIIQPPSLTSLGLVPFQLNPHYTEWTQSDHNGETRLQRLTEYLALTPSQKVLAMPEGNALRIDGDKAQVIGDPKSFWITAGGIKTEIESYRPFDL; this is encoded by the coding sequence ATGAACACACAACGCACACTTCTTCTAAGCGCCTCTCGCACAGGCAACTCGGCCTATTTAGCCCACGCACTGCCAATGATAGAACAGCTGATCGACGCTGACTGCCGTAAAATTCTATTTGTTCCCTATGCGGGTGTCACCATCAACAATCGCGAATACTCGCACATGGTGCAACGCGCCCTCTCACCGCTTGGTATCGAAGTTCAAGGAATTCATGAATTCGACAAACCCGATCAAGCCGTATTTGACGCCGACGCTATCTTTGTTGGCGGCGGCAACACCTTTAGACTACTCGAACGTCTTTACGCACTTCAATTGTTAGAGCCCATTCGCATTCGAGTTGCCGAAGGTATGCCATACGTAGGTTGGAGCGCTGGGTCGAATGTTGCCGGCCCGACCATTTGTACAACGAATGATATGCCGATTATCCAACCCCCTTCACTGACCTCGTTAGGGTTAGTGCCGTTTCAACTCAACCCGCATTACACTGAATGGACACAAAGTGACCATAACGGTGAAACACGCCTTCAACGTTTAACTGAATATCTTGCATTAACACCGTCACAAAAAGTGTTAGCAATGCCAGAAGGCAATGCATTGCGTATTGATGGCGATAAAGCTCAGGTGATAGGAGATCCCAAAAGCTTTTGGATTACAGCTGGTGGAATAAAAACTGAAATTGAAAGTTATCGCCCATTCGATCTTTAA
- the htpX gene encoding protease HtpX, giving the protein MKRIALFLLTNIAVMVVFSIVLNILFAVFGIQDTRGIAGMAMIAGVFGFGGAFVSLYMSKWMAKRSTGAHVIETPQNEAERWLVETVERQARTAGIAMPEVAIYDSPDMNAFATGPSKNNSLVAVSTGLLTSMSKDEVEAVLGHEVSHVANGDMVTMTLIQGIVNTFVIFLARLIAQAISSAVSRNSDDGQGLGWLAYTGTVVVLEIVFGLLASVIVMWFSRKREYIADAGGAYLTSPQSMANALRRLSQSHEPQMEGQLAAFGINGKSAMAELFMSHPPIEKRIAALEAQR; this is encoded by the coding sequence ATGAAGCGTATCGCATTATTTTTGCTCACTAACATTGCCGTGATGGTGGTGTTCAGTATTGTTTTGAACATATTATTTGCTGTGTTTGGGATTCAAGATACTCGCGGAATTGCCGGTATGGCTATGATTGCTGGGGTCTTTGGCTTCGGTGGGGCATTTGTGAGCCTATACATGTCGAAGTGGATGGCTAAACGTTCAACTGGCGCACATGTGATTGAAACGCCTCAAAACGAGGCTGAACGTTGGCTAGTCGAGACGGTAGAGCGTCAGGCACGTACGGCCGGCATAGCCATGCCAGAAGTCGCAATTTACGACTCGCCTGACATGAATGCTTTTGCCACAGGCCCAAGTAAAAACAATTCGCTGGTTGCTGTGTCTACCGGGCTTCTCACTTCTATGAGTAAAGATGAAGTTGAAGCGGTTTTAGGCCATGAAGTGAGTCACGTGGCCAACGGCGATATGGTGACCATGACGTTGATTCAAGGGATTGTGAACACCTTCGTGATCTTCCTTGCTCGTTTAATCGCTCAAGCAATTAGTAGCGCAGTATCGCGTAATAGTGACGATGGCCAAGGCCTTGGATGGTTGGCCTATACCGGTACGGTAGTGGTGTTGGAAATTGTATTCGGTTTGCTCGCAAGCGTGATCGTAATGTGGTTCTCGCGTAAGCGTGAATATATTGCTGATGCCGGGGGAGCCTATCTCACTAGCCCACAAAGTATGGCCAATGCATTGCGTCGTTTGAGCCAAAGCCATGAACCACAAATGGAAGGGCAACTCGCAGCTTTTGGCATTAATGGTAAATCAGCAATGGCAGAATTGTTCATGAGCCATCCGCCTATTGAAAAGCGCAT